A window of the Bactrocera neohumeralis isolate Rockhampton unplaced genomic scaffold, APGP_CSIRO_Bneo_wtdbg2-racon-allhic-juicebox.fasta_v2 cluster09, whole genome shotgun sequence genome harbors these coding sequences:
- the LOC126763907 gene encoding uncharacterized protein LOC126763907: MVIWIENHPKFDSEEGKLLLDRNCCCRIPPEEEDPELHQLVKKCQIHRHTQTCSKNNTSIRCRFNFPRQECDETRIMSHSSDDFLRNGGRMRLLKHRKEDAWVNNYHPELLRLWAGNIDIQKCGSNEAIAYCIAKYLSKAEPAGIDSGIAQAIQQIQREETDISRKLFSICMKILHERQVSAAECAYRLCHIPLRDSSRSCIFLNTRKAEQCYRVLQFDRNGHATGYYSNIFERYQKRPLQSPDYDFANTSHTEFAMLFEPFYPKKVSETDHDAYEEFRNTRRPLITLLDKSKMVVRKAPAVVRVSYFIATSDPDNFFYSLLLQYMPYRLETELLEDFDNAKEAFLHRENRLKEMNF; the protein is encoded by the coding sequence ATGGTGATTTGGATCGAAAATCATCCCAAGTTTGACTCAGAAGAAGGGAAACTTCTTCTGGATCGTAATTGTTGCTGTAGAATCCCTCCAGAAGAAGAAGACCCAGAGCTTCAtcaattagttaaaaaatgtcaaattcatCGGCATACACAaacttgttcaaaaaataatacttctATAAGATGCCGATTCAACTTTCCACGCCAAGAATGTGACGAGACACGAATTATGTCACATTCTTCAGATGATTTTCTTCGTAACGGAGGTAGAATGCGTTTACTTAAGCATAGAAAGGAAGATGCTTGGGTAAATAATTACCACCCAGAGTTGCTAAGACTGTGGGCAGGCAACATAGATATTCAGAAATGCGGATCAAACGAAGCGATAGCGTACTGTATAGCAAAGTACCTATCGAAAGCAGAACCTGCAGGTATAGATTCTGGAATTGCGCAGGCAATACAGCAAATTCAGCGCGAAGAAACTGATATTTCACGCAAACTGTTCAGCATATGTATGAAGATTCTTCATGAACGACAAGTATCAGCTGCAGAATGTGCATATAGGCTTTGTCATATCCCATTACGGGACAGTTCTCGAAGCTGCATTTTTCTGAACACAAGAAAGGCAGAACAATGTTACAGAGTATTGCAATTTGACAGAAACGGGCACGCAACTGGTTATTATAGTAACATCTTTGAAAGATATCAAAAACGTCCGTTACAATCTCCCGATTACGATTTTGCAAACACGAGCCATACAGAGTTTGCAATGTTGTTTGAACCATTCTATCCGAAAAAAGTAAGCGAAACTGATCACGACGCGTATGAAGAATTTCGTAACACACGTCGTCCACTCATTACGCTATTAGATAAGAGCAAAATGGTTGTGAGAAAGGCTCCCGCAGTTGTTAGGGTGTCATATTTTATAGCAACATCAGATCCCGACAACTTTTTCTATAGCTTACTTCTTCAATATATGCCTTATCGTTTGGAAACTGAATTACTTGAAGATTTCGATAATGCAAAAGAGGCGTTTTTACATCGAGAGAAtcgtttgaaggaaatgaatttttga